The Mesorhizobium loti DNA segment TGGTCGACCCGCGCCATCCTGCTCGACAAGGTCGACGCGGTCCGCCTGTTGACCAGGATACGGCGGCAATGGTTTGCCAAGCGCAAGAGCATCGCCGCGATCCTCAAGGAGGTGATGACCAACGAAGCTTCAGCCCTCCTTGACACCGACGCCGCCAACAAGGCGGCCGACGCCGACACGGCGTTGCAGGAGCTCGGCGCCGATATGGCAGGTATGGCCTATGTCACCGCGACCGTCGCCATATGGGATTGTGACCCGCGCGTCGCCGACGAGAAATTGCGGCTTGTCGAGAAGGTCATCCAGGGCCGCGACTTCACGGCGATTGCTGAGACCGTCAATGCCGTCGACGCCTGGCTCGGTTCCTTGCCCGGACACGCCTACGCCAATGTCCGCCAGCCTCCCATCTCAACGCTCAATCTCGCCCACATGATGCCCCTGTCCGCCGTGTGGGCGGGGCCGGAACGGGACGAGCATCTGGTCAGTCCTCCCTTGCTTTACGGCAAGACCGAAGGCTCGACCCCGTTCCGGTTGGTCCTTCATGTCGGCGATGTCGGTCATACGCTCGTCGTCGGCCCCACTGGCGCCGGCAAGTCGGTGCTGCTCGCGCTGATGGCGATGCAGTTCTGCCGCTACCGCAACGCTCAGATCTTCGCCTTCGACTTCGGCGGCTCTATCCGCGCCGCGGCGCTCGCCATGGGCGGCGACTGGCACGATCTCGGAGGGCGCCTCACCGAAGGCATGGACGCCTCCGTTTCGCTGCAGCCGCTCGCCCGGGTTCATGACACATACGAGCGCGCCTGGGCGGCTGACTGGATCGTCGCGATCCTGACGCGCGACGGCGTCCCAATCACCCCGGACGCAAAGGAGCATATCTGGGCGGCGCTGACGTCGCTTGCCTCGGCTCCCGTCGAGGAGCGCACCATCACCGGGCTCAGCGTGCTTTTGCAGGCCAATGACCTGAAGCAGGCATTGCGCCCGTACTGTGTCGGAGGCGCTCACGGCCGATTGCTCGACGCCGAGGCCGAACACCTCGGCCAGGCATCCGTGCAGGCTTTCGAGATCGAAGGGCTGGTGGGCACACAAGCCGCGCCGGCTGTCCTGTCCTATCTGTTCCATCGCATCGGCGACCGGCTCGATGGGCGTCCAACGCTGCTCATCATCGACGAAGGCTGGCTTGCCCTCGATGACGAGGGGTTTGCGGGACAGTTGCGCGAGTGGCTGAAGACGCTGCGCAAGAAGAACGCCAGCGTCGTCTTCGCCACCCAGTCACTTGCCGATATCGACAATTCGACTGTTGCGCCGGCAATCATCGAAAGCTGTCCAACCCGGCTGCTGTTGCCCAACGAACGCGCGGTTGAGCCGCAAATTACCGCCATCTATCGCCGCTTCGGCCTGAACGACCGCCAGATCGAAATCCTGGCACGAGCGACACCCAAGCGCGATTACTACTGCCAGTCCCGTCGCGGCAACCGTCTCTTCGAACTCGGCCTGTCCGAGGTCGGCCTCGCGCTCTGCGCCGCGTCCTCGAA contains these protein-coding regions:
- a CDS encoding conjugal transfer ATPase TrbE, giving the protein MMSLAEYRRTAARLADYLPWAALVAPGVVLNKDGSFQRTARFRGPDLDSAVAAELVAVASRINNAFRRLGSGWSIFVEAQRHEAASYPESQFPNAASGLLDAERKADFDEAGVHFISSYFLTFLFLPSSEDATRAEGWLYEGRDESGADPGEIVRAFVDRTERVLSLLDGFMPECHWLDDGETLTYLHSTISTKRHKVRVPETPVYLDALLADEPLAGGLEPRLGDKHLRVLSIVGFPTATTPGLLDDLNRLAFPYRWSTRAILLDKVDAVRLLTRIRRQWFAKRKSIAAILKEVMTNEASALLDTDAANKAADADTALQELGADMAGMAYVTATVAIWDCDPRVADEKLRLVEKVIQGRDFTAIAETVNAVDAWLGSLPGHAYANVRQPPISTLNLAHMMPLSAVWAGPERDEHLVSPPLLYGKTEGSTPFRLVLHVGDVGHTLVVGPTGAGKSVLLALMAMQFCRYRNAQIFAFDFGGSIRAAALAMGGDWHDLGGRLTEGMDASVSLQPLARVHDTYERAWAADWIVAILTRDGVPITPDAKEHIWAALTSLASAPVEERTITGLSVLLQANDLKQALRPYCVGGAHGRLLDAEAEHLGQASVQAFEIEGLVGTQAAPAVLSYLFHRIGDRLDGRPTLLIIDEGWLALDDEGFAGQLREWLKTLRKKNASVVFATQSLADIDNSTVAPAIIESCPTRLLLPNERAVEPQITAIYRRFGLNDRQIEILARATPKRDYYCQSRRGNRLFELGLSEVGLALCAASSKSDQALIGSIIAEHGRHGFLAAWLRARDVGWAADLIPNLTLPEPEKDPQP